The proteins below are encoded in one region of Helianthus annuus cultivar XRQ/B chromosome 2, HanXRQr2.0-SUNRISE, whole genome shotgun sequence:
- the LOC110883133 gene encoding ethylene-responsive transcription factor ERF008, translating into MGAQHHHTTQNSSTRKPQNTKPYRGIRMRKWGKWVAEIREPNKRSRIWLGSYSSPVAAARAYDTAVFYLRGPSARLNFPDKIGDDGCGLCDLSAADIRKKATEVGAKVDALQNEGTGAGACQKLCETESYSGRVCLNTDLNEYPSPESSDENDEN; encoded by the coding sequence ATGGGTGCACAACACCACCACACCACCCAAAACTCATCAACCCGAAAACCCCAAAATACGAAACCTTACCGAGGAATTCGCATGCGAAAGTGGGGCAAATGGGTTGCGGAGATTCGTGAGCCGAACAAGCGCTCACGAATCTGGCTGGGTTCATACTCCTCGCCTGTGGCCGCGGCGCGGGCTTACGACACGGCCGTGTTTTATTTACGCGGCCCGTCGGCTCGGCTTAATTTTCCGGATAAGATTGGGGATGATGGGTGCGGGTTGTGTGATTTATCTGCGGCGGATATACGGAAGAAGGCGACCGAGGTTGGAGCGAAGGTGGACGCGCTGCAGAACGAGGGCACGGGCGCGGGCGCGTGTCAAAAGTTATGTGAGACTGAAAGCTATTCGGGTCGGGTTTGTTTGAACACGGATTTGAATGAGTACCCGAGTCCGGAATCTTCGGATGAGAATGATGAGAATTAA